Within Thiohalobacter sp., the genomic segment CCGCCGGCCCTGCCCGTCTCCGAATGCATGGCCTTCCGCGCCCGGCACGACATACCGTGCGATGCATGGCTGCTGCTTTCCATCGGACGCCTGCATCCCTGCAAGGGCTTTGCCGATCTGATCGACGCCCTCTCGGCGTTGCCCACGCAGCACCAGGGCCGCCCGCTGCATCTGGCCATCGCCGGAGACGGCCCCTTGCGCGAGGCGCTGCACGCCCATGCCGCAGCGTCACCCGCGGCCTCCAGAATCCACTGGCTCGGCTGGATCGATCAACCCAACCTGGCGCTGCAGGCCGCCGATCTCTTCGTCTGCCCCTCGCGGGAGGAGGCGCTGGGGAACGTCATCCTGGAGGCCTGGGCGAACCGGGTACCGGCCGTCGCCACCCGCACTGCCGGTGCGACGGAGCTGATCGAACCGGGCGTCTCGGGCCTGCTCTGCGACATCGGCGCGCCGAGCGATCTGGCAGGCAAACTCGGAGAAGCGCTGGCCATGACCGAAGGCGAACGCGATGCCATGATCGCCGCCGGCCGCAGGCGCATCATCGAGGCGCATTCCGAGGAGGCCATCGTCAATGCCTATCTGGATCTGTATCGAAAATTGAGCAGCAGTCCGGATCCTTCCTGATCCGGTCGAACACCTCATCGACCGAAATATCATTCAGGCAAAGGTGGCCCCGCCGGGCAGGACAGGTTCCCAGGTAACAGGGACTGCAGTCGACCTTATGAACCAGCACCCGGGCCTCCTGCCCCAGGGCATGGTGACGCCGCCAGTCGGTCGGCCCGAACAGGCTGAACACGGGAATCCCCGCGGTGGACATCACATGCATCGGTCCCGAATCGCCGGTGACCGCAAAGGCCGCCAGGCGGGACAGGGCCGCAAGTTCGATGACGCTGAGCGCATCGCTTGCATCGGTGCCCACCACGGAGGCCAGCCGCGCATTCAGCGCCCGCTCCGGTCCGCCACCTACCCAGACCACGTCGATGCCCGCCGCATCGAGGCGTCGACCCAG encodes:
- a CDS encoding glycosyltransferase; the protein is MTDSIQILGSRHGGGAERFFVRLVTALNARGHRALAVVPPESWAARKLPDEVPKQHLRMRSIWDVAARLGIRKIVRRERPPIVQTWLGRATRLTRLPANGSPVHVTRLGGYYKLNGYRHAHAWVGNTRGIRDYLLQAGLPETRIFHIGNFIELPPALPVSECMAFRARHDIPCDAWLLLSIGRLHPCKGFADLIDALSALPTQHQGRPLHLAIAGDGPLREALHAHAAASPAASRIHWLGWIDQPNLALQAADLFVCPSREEALGNVILEAWANRVPAVATRTAGATELIEPGVSGLLCDIGAPSDLAGKLGEALAMTEGERDAMIAAGRRRIIEAHSEEAIVNAYLDLYRKLSSSPDPS